AAGAATTACAAGAGATGATTAGTAAGTTTAAAGTGTAATAACAAATATTAAGAAACGAGGTAATAATTTTACTTCGTTTCTTTTTTTATGAAGAGAAAAAGAAAGAAATATAGAGTAACCGTGTTATGATTAAGTATAATTAAAGAGACTGTATATTCTTTAAATTCTATCTTTAATCATGTTAGGGGAATGGTTTTGAAATTAAAAAAATTAAAACTCCAACCGAGAATTACATTAACTATTAGTACACTTATTTTAGTGGTACTTCTGCTAACGAGTTATTTATTTTATTACATATTATCTGAAACGGTAGAAGAGCAAATTGGGAAACGGGCTTTGCATGTTGCGAAAACAGTTGCCGCGATACCAGAAATTCAGGAAGCTTTTCAAAAAGAAAATCCAGCTTCTATTATTCAGCCAATCGCAGAAAAAATTCGAATGGATACAGAGGCTGACTTCATTGTAGTTGGAAACAAAGAGGGGATTCGTTATGCGCATCCTGAGCGAGATAAAATAGGAGAAAAAATGGTTGGCGGAGATAATAAAGGCGTTTTATTAGAAGGAAAATCATATGTTTCGAAAGCAACTGGATCATTAGGCCCTTCATTACGCGGAAAAGTTCCAATCCGTAATCAGGAAAATGAAATCATTGGTGTGGTGTCTGTTGGATTTTCAATGGCTGATATTCATGGAGCGGTAGAAGTGTATGGAAAGCGTGTATTTTGGATTACAATAATAGGGCTATTAATTGGAGTAATTGGCTCTATATATTTAGCGGCAAGTATAAAAAGAATGATGTTCGGGATGGAACCAGAAGAAATTTCATCTTTATATGAAGAGCATAGTACAGTGATTCAATCTGTACGTGAAGGGATTATTGTAATCGATAAAAATGGCATGATTAGTTTAGTCAATCAAGCAGCTTATGATATTCTTTCGCTAGATAAACAACAAAATATTATTGGGGAATTTATTTTAAATGTAATTCCTAATTCAACGATACTAGATGTACTTCAAACTGGTGAAGAACAGTTTGATCGCCAATTAAATATAAAAGGACAGGCTGTTATTGCGAACCGTCTACCTATTAAAGTAAAGAATAAAGTAACTGGCGTTGTATCGAGCTTACGTTTGAAATCTGAAATGGATCAGTTAACAGCAGAATTATCTCAGACGAAGCAATATACAGAGGCATTACGAGCGCAAGCGCACGAATATAATAATTTATTGTATACGCTTTCAGGTCTTATTCAATTAGAATCATACGAAGATGCTTTAGAGCTTATTCATAAGGAAACAGCGGTATATCAAGATTTTGTTCAATTTATTATGAAGCGGATTCAAAATCCATGGCTAGGTGGAATTTTAATTGGATTTTATAATAGAGCACGAGAGTTGAAGATTGATTTTATGCTAGATAGAGAAAGTGGTTTAGAAAAATTAAGTCCACATATTGAGAGTAATTATGTCGTTTCTATTTTAGGAAATTTAATTACGAATGCATTTGAAGCAATTGAAAAAAATGAAGAGAATGATAAGAAAGTAAGGATGTTTGTAACTGATATTGGAGAAGAAATATTAATTGAAGTGGAAGATTCAGGGCAAGGGATTCATGATGAAATAATTACTAGCATATTCTATAAAGGCTTTTCGACGAAAGAAGGAGGAGAGCGAGGATATGGATTAGCAAAAGTGAAAGAGTTAGTAGAAGATTTAAATGGAAGTATTGCAATTGAAAAAGGGGATTTAGGTGGTGCGTTATTTATTATTGCACTACCGAAAGAGAGAGGCGAATAGTAATGGATGAGGAGATTGAAGTATTAATTGTAGAAGATGATATTCGGATTGCTGACATTCATCGTCGTTTTACTGAGAAAATTGAGGGATTTAAAGTAATTGGAACGGCAACGACTGGAGAACAAGCGAAAGAATGGCTAGAGCTTGTGAAGCCACAGCTTGTTTTATTAGATGTGTACTTACCTGATATGCAAGGAACGGAACTTGTCACATATATTAGGCATCATTTGCACGATACAGATATTATTATGATAACAGCGGCATCGGAAACAGATGTAGTGAGGCACGCCCTGCGGGGCGGAGTAACAGATTATATCGTAAAGCCACTAATGTTTGACCGATTTAAAGCAAGTCTGGAAGGCTATCAAAAAAAGATTATACAGTTAAAGAAAAATAATCAATTATCTACGGAGCAAATTGAATATTTATGGTCTCAAAGAGGGGGGAAGGGAGATCAAATAGAATATGCCCCGAAAGGGATAGATCCTTTAACTTTAGCGAAAATAAAAAAGCATATGTTAACAGTTAATGAAGAAGGGATTACAGCAGAGGTGCTAAGTTCAATGGTAGGCGTAAGCCGATCAACTGCAAGGCGTTATTTAGAGTATTTGATATCTGGGAAGAAAGTCCACGCAGAGCTAATATATGGAAGTGTTGGGAGACCCGAGAGACGTTATTTTCTTGTTTCTTCATAATAAAAAACAGTAGAGGATTTTATTCCTTCTACTGTTTTTTTGCATCTTATATTGGAATAATCCCAATTACAATTCCGGTAATTAACATAACCATTGTCGTTCCAACGGCCCACAATAAAGTGAAGCGTTGATGTTCACCGAAATCAACTTTTGCCATTCCGACCAATAAATAAGTGGAAGCGACAAGAGGACTTAATAAGTGAACGGGTTGCCCAAGTAAGGAAGCACGTCCCATTTCAGCTGCACTAATTCCGTAAGTAGCAGCAGCTTTCGTCAAAATAGGTAATACCCCGAAGTAAAATGCATCATTAGACATGAAAAATGTGAATGGCATACTGAGAAGTGCTGTAATAATTGGCAATTGTGGTCCAAGTGCATCTGGTATAAGAGTTACTACACTGTTAGCCATTGCATCTACCATTTTTGTTCCAGATAAAATACCAGTGAAAATACCGGCAGCAAATACGAGAGAAACAACTGCTAATACATTCCCAGCATGAGAAGCAATACGTTCTTTCTGTTGCTCTAAGTTTGGATAGTTAATCATAACAGCGATAGCAAAAGCGACTGTAAATAAAACAGGTAATGGCATAACTTCTAGTATGAGACAGACAAGTAATGTGGCGGTTAATAAAAAGTTAATCCATAGAAGTTTAGGGCGTTTATGCACTGCTGCTTCGACAGTTGCAGCTTGCTCATCCATTGTTTGCATTTGTTTTAAATACTGTACATCCATAATTCCTAAACGTTTTCTTTCTTTTTTTCCAAGATAGTAGGCAACGAAAACAACCCAAATTGCACCAGCAATCATTCCTGGAATAAGAGGTGTAAATAATTCGGAAGCCTCAAGCCCAAGTGCGCTCATAACACGAGCTGTGGGTCCACCCCAAGGTGTAAGATTTGTTACCCCTGCCCCTAACATAACAACTCCAGCTAATATGAGGGGGTTCATTCCAAGGCGCTTATATAGTGGATACATTGCGGAAACTGTAATCATGTATGTTGTTGTACCATCACCATCTAGAGAAACGATAATAGTTAATATAGCCGTTCCGACAACGATTTTTAAAGGATCTCCTTTTACAAATTTTAAAATCTTACTAATGACAGGATCGAATAAACCGCTATCAATCATAATCCCAAAATATAAAATAGCGAACATAAGCATAATACCAGTAGGTGCTAATTTTTGGATCCCCTCTAACATCATAGGTCCCATATCGGCATAGAATCCGCCAATTAATGCAAAAACACTCGGAATTAATATTAATGCTACTAGCGCTGACATACGTTTCGTCATAATTAAAAACATAAAGACAAATACCATCGCAAATCCAAGTAGTGCTAACATGTAATTTCCCCCTCAAAAGAATGATTGCGCTTTCAAAATAGAATAAAAATTCAGAAAAAGGTTTTTTATTTATAATAAAAGCATCTATTCAAATGGTAAATAATTTGAAAAATAACATCATTAGAAGCATAATTTTTATTTTGTTCATTTTGTTCACGGTAGTTAATTTGAATTTTTAAAAAGTAAGCTGCTTCTCGTAAGAATGGTAGAATAAGATGAAAATAGTGAAGTGTGAAATAGGGAGTAGATGTTATATGAAAACGAGAATTGAAGAGATTTATAGCTCTTATGAAGGAAAAGTAGAGGAGATTTTTATTAATGAATCTTCTTACGTATATGAATGGGAAAAATTACTGATGATCCGAAAAAATGACGGTGAGCTTAAAAAAATTGCAGTCGGGATTAGTGGAAATATAAGATTGGTAAATGTAGAAGTTGGACAGGAAATTAGTGCGGATACATTATTAGTTAAATTAGAAGATGATTTGTTAATTACAGGTTGCGAGTGATGAGAGATGTGTAGAAATAACTACACATCTTTTTTTGTTTCCTATATTACAAAAAGCACATTGTTTTTTCACAAATCTCACACAACCTTTTGGTATTCTTTTCGTGGAGTATACGGTTTCTAGGGAGGAATATTGATGAAAGTAAAATATGTCGTACTTGCTATATGTTTATGTTTCGTATTTACGGTAGTCGGGTGTGGGAAAAAGGAAACAGCAGCTGTTGCCATTGATGAGAAACATGATAAATGTGATATTTGCCAAATTGGGGTAACAGATAATCAATTTGCAACAGAAATTATTTTAGAAAATGGAAAAGCGTTAAAGTTTGATGATATCGGTTGTATGTATAAATGGATGGAGATCAACTCAGATGAAAAGACGAAAGAGAAATTTGTCCGAGATTATGATTCGAAAGATTGGATTTCGTTAGAAGACGCTACTTACGTATATGATAAAACAATAACGACACCGATGGCTTATAATGTCATTTCATTTAAAAATAAAAAAGATGCAGAGAGCTTTGTATCTAACTATAAGGGGAAAGTTCTTTCGTATAAAGAGCTAGCAGAGCATAAATGGGAAATGAATAAAGAGATGATGGGGAAACCGAAAGCAGGAAATCATGGTGGACATCATTAATAGAAAAAGACAACTATGTAGTTGTCTTTTTCTATTATTACTCAGGTGCAAATATAGAAAAGGTGTAAAATTTTTAGCAGAACGGTTACAATGGAATATAGTAACCTAAAGCAATCATTTATGTACTTTTTAGAAATGTATACAAATGCGGTAAAAACGTGCTAAACTAATTGCTTCATAATGTTAATGATGGGGCCATCAGGCGTATCATTTCAATAGGTTGAGAAACATAGTATAAGCTTAAGATAATCCGATTAAAGAAGGAATCTAAAGGGCTTATGGATAAATGTACTCAAGAAGAGTTATTGTATGTGATGGAGGAATGGTTAAGAAAACATTATCTTTCATAGGAGCTGTAGTTGTGAGAAAACAAAAAATTTTATTATGTATTTTATTAGGACTTTTAATGACGGTAGTGGCTTGCGATAAGCAAGAAGAACCAGAATCGAAACCGGTTCATGTGAAAAATGAGAAGAAAAAAGAGAAGCATAAAGAACAGGAAGAATCTAAAGAAGAGAAAAGTATAAATTTAATGGACAAACAGTTGTTACTTTCAGCTACTCTTGGAGACACAGAGACAGCTATGAAGTTGATTCAGGATGGAGCGAATATAAACGTAGAAGGTGACAACGGAGAAACGCCTGTCCTTGCAGCGACGTACCAAAATCATGTAGAGACAGTTAAAGCATTAATTGGTGCAGGTGCTAATATTGAAATTAAAGATGAGAAAAAAAGTAATCCACTTCTTTATGCAAGTAGAGAAGGATATACGGATATTGTAAAAGTATTAATTAATGCAGGAGTTAATACGAAAGAAACGACTAGGTCAGGTGGGACAGCACTTATTTCTGCATCTGAGCGTGGCCATGTAGAGGTTGTTAAAGAATTATTAGAGCATACAGATATTGATGTGAATTATAAAAATGAACGTGGTGGAACAGCGTTATTAGAAGCAATTGTATTAGGAAATGGTAGTGAAAACCATAAGAAAGTAATTCAATTACTTATTGATCACGGTGCAGATGTAAACATGGCTAACAAGGAACATCTGACGCCACTGCAATACGCTGAAAAAAGAGGTTTTAAAGATATTGTAAATATGTTGAGGGTAGCTGGAGCGAATGAAGTAGTACAGCCACAACAACCAGTAGAGTAAAAAACGAAAAATAATCCCATTTAGATAGACAGAATGAAGAAATCAGTTAGTATGATGGATTCAGTAATGTGTATTTGAATGGGATTTTTATTTTGAACATGAAAAATAGATTATGAATGGATGGTAAATGGAGTAAATAAGGAGGCAACCTTTTGATTGAATTTTAAGTATTGTTTCGTTCTATTTATTTATATTTTAATATCTAGATTAATGTAAATAATGATATGGTGAATATTAACATTCGATTAACACCTAATTAACAATCTATCAAAACTGACTTAATAAATGCGTAATATAGTAAAGGTAACAAAATAACTAGGGTAGAGAACATTTGAGAACACCCACTTACATATAATGTGCCACTTTCTTAGGTGTGCTCTATTCCCTAGAGTTCAAATAAGGAGAAAGGCGTTCTATGTAAGTAGGTGTTTTTAGTTTGGATAAAAATAGAACAGTTAGGTGGAATAAATGTTTAAAGAACCTTATATTGCGATGATAAAGGATTGGAAAGGATACAAAGCATACAAAAAATTGCCGAAAACAGTTTTTCTTATGACTGG
This DNA window, taken from Bacillus cereus ATCC 14579, encodes the following:
- a CDS encoding ATP-binding protein is translated as MVLKLKKLKLQPRITLTISTLILVVLLLTSYLFYYILSETVEEQIGKRALHVAKTVAAIPEIQEAFQKENPASIIQPIAEKIRMDTEADFIVVGNKEGIRYAHPERDKIGEKMVGGDNKGVLLEGKSYVSKATGSLGPSLRGKVPIRNQENEIIGVVSVGFSMADIHGAVEVYGKRVFWITIIGLLIGVIGSIYLAASIKRMMFGMEPEEISSLYEEHSTVIQSVREGIIVIDKNGMISLVNQAAYDILSLDKQQNIIGEFILNVIPNSTILDVLQTGEEQFDRQLNIKGQAVIANRLPIKVKNKVTGVVSSLRLKSEMDQLTAELSQTKQYTEALRAQAHEYNNLLYTLSGLIQLESYEDALELIHKETAVYQDFVQFIMKRIQNPWLGGILIGFYNRARELKIDFMLDRESGLEKLSPHIESNYVVSILGNLITNAFEAIEKNEENDKKVRMFVTDIGEEILIEVEDSGQGIHDEIITSIFYKGFSTKEGGERGYGLAKVKELVEDLNGSIAIEKGDLGGALFIIALPKERGE
- a CDS encoding response regulator; the protein is MDEEIEVLIVEDDIRIADIHRRFTEKIEGFKVIGTATTGEQAKEWLELVKPQLVLLDVYLPDMQGTELVTYIRHHLHDTDIIMITAASETDVVRHALRGGVTDYIVKPLMFDRFKASLEGYQKKIIQLKKNNQLSTEQIEYLWSQRGGKGDQIEYAPKGIDPLTLAKIKKHMLTVNEEGITAEVLSSMVGVSRSTARRYLEYLISGKKVHAELIYGSVGRPERRYFLVSS
- a CDS encoding CitMHS family transporter translates to MLALLGFAMVFVFMFLIMTKRMSALVALILIPSVFALIGGFYADMGPMMLEGIQKLAPTGIMLMFAILYFGIMIDSGLFDPVISKILKFVKGDPLKIVVGTAILTIIVSLDGDGTTTYMITVSAMYPLYKRLGMNPLILAGVVMLGAGVTNLTPWGGPTARVMSALGLEASELFTPLIPGMIAGAIWVVFVAYYLGKKERKRLGIMDVQYLKQMQTMDEQAATVEAAVHKRPKLLWINFLLTATLLVCLILEVMPLPVLFTVAFAIAVMINYPNLEQQKERIASHAGNVLAVVSLVFAAGIFTGILSGTKMVDAMANSVVTLIPDALGPQLPIITALLSMPFTFFMSNDAFYFGVLPILTKAAATYGISAAEMGRASLLGQPVHLLSPLVASTYLLVGMAKVDFGEHQRFTLLWAVGTTMVMLITGIVIGIIPI
- a CDS encoding nitrous oxide reductase accessory protein NosL, translating into MKVKYVVLAICLCFVFTVVGCGKKETAAVAIDEKHDKCDICQIGVTDNQFATEIILENGKALKFDDIGCMYKWMEINSDEKTKEKFVRDYDSKDWISLEDATYVYDKTITTPMAYNVISFKNKKDAESFVSNYKGKVLSYKELAEHKWEMNKEMMGKPKAGNHGGHH
- a CDS encoding ankyrin repeat domain-containing protein, with amino-acid sequence MYSRRVIVCDGGMVKKTLSFIGAVVVRKQKILLCILLGLLMTVVACDKQEEPESKPVHVKNEKKKEKHKEQEESKEEKSINLMDKQLLLSATLGDTETAMKLIQDGANINVEGDNGETPVLAATYQNHVETVKALIGAGANIEIKDEKKSNPLLYASREGYTDIVKVLINAGVNTKETTRSGGTALISASERGHVEVVKELLEHTDIDVNYKNERGGTALLEAIVLGNGSENHKKVIQLLIDHGADVNMANKEHLTPLQYAEKRGFKDIVNMLRVAGANEVVQPQQPVE